One window from the genome of Motilibacter aurantiacus encodes:
- a CDS encoding glutamate-5-semialdehyde dehydrogenase, whose amino-acid sequence MSADVTTASQPDTSTDEREAVLAVARRAKEASVALAPLPRGPKDAALLAMADALLGNAEEILVANAEDIARAEGNGTPANMIDRLRLTRERLEGMAQGLREVAALPDPVGEVVRGFVRPNGLEVRQVRVPLGVVGIIYEARPNVTVDAAGLCLKSGNAALLRGSSSAYSSNRALIAVLQRALAASGLPGDAVQLVPGESRESVKHLMRARGLVDVLIPRGGAGLIRSVVEESTVPVIETGVGNCHVYVDAEADVDMAVKILLNAKAQRTSVCNSAETLLVHADVAEAFLPVALPALRDAGVTLHADEAVAKAAADAGIETVEATEDDWYAEYLSLDLAAKVVGSLDEAVAHIRTYGSGHTEAIVTRSQQAARRFVATVDSAGVAVNASTRFTDGGELGFGAEIGISTQKLHARGPMGLTELTSTKFVMTGEGHIRP is encoded by the coding sequence GTGAGCGCCGACGTCACGACCGCGAGCCAGCCCGACACCTCGACCGACGAGCGCGAGGCCGTGCTCGCCGTCGCCCGGCGGGCGAAGGAGGCGAGCGTCGCGCTCGCGCCGCTGCCCCGCGGGCCCAAGGACGCGGCGCTGCTGGCCATGGCGGACGCGCTGCTGGGGAACGCCGAGGAGATCCTCGTCGCGAACGCCGAGGACATCGCCCGCGCCGAGGGCAACGGCACGCCGGCCAACATGATCGACCGGCTCCGGCTGACCCGCGAGCGGCTCGAGGGCATGGCGCAGGGCCTGCGCGAGGTCGCCGCGCTGCCCGACCCCGTCGGTGAGGTCGTCCGCGGGTTCGTCCGCCCCAACGGCCTGGAGGTACGCCAGGTCCGCGTCCCCCTCGGGGTCGTCGGGATCATCTACGAGGCACGGCCCAACGTGACGGTCGACGCGGCCGGGCTCTGCCTGAAGTCCGGCAACGCCGCGCTGCTGCGCGGGTCCTCCTCGGCGTACTCGTCCAACCGGGCCCTCATCGCGGTCCTGCAGCGGGCGCTGGCCGCGTCCGGCCTGCCGGGCGATGCCGTCCAGCTCGTCCCGGGCGAGTCCCGCGAGTCGGTCAAGCACCTCATGCGGGCCCGTGGCCTGGTCGACGTGCTCATCCCGCGCGGCGGCGCCGGCCTGATCCGCTCGGTGGTCGAGGAGTCGACGGTCCCGGTGATCGAGACCGGCGTGGGCAACTGCCACGTCTACGTGGACGCCGAGGCCGACGTCGACATGGCCGTGAAGATCCTGCTCAACGCCAAGGCCCAGCGCACCAGCGTGTGCAACTCCGCCGAGACGCTGCTCGTCCACGCGGACGTCGCCGAGGCGTTCCTCCCGGTCGCGCTGCCGGCGCTGCGCGACGCGGGCGTCACGCTCCACGCCGACGAGGCGGTGGCCAAGGCCGCGGCCGACGCGGGCATCGAGACGGTCGAGGCGACCGAGGACGACTGGTACGCCGAGTACCTCTCGCTCGACCTCGCGGCCAAGGTGGTCGGCTCGCTCGACGAGGCGGTCGCGCACATCCGGACGTACGGCAGCGGCCACACCGAGGCGATCGTGACCCGCTCCCAGCAGGCCGCGCGCCGGTTCGTCGCGACCGTCGACTCCGCGGGCGTGGCGGTCAACGCCTCGACTCGCTTCACCGACGGTGGGGAGCTCGGCTTCGGGGCGGAGATCGGCATCTCCACGCAGAAGCTGCACGCGCGCGGGCCGATGGGGCTGACCGAGCTCACCTCGACCAAGTTCGTCATGACCGGTGAGGGGCACATCCGCCCCTGA
- the proB gene encoding glutamate 5-kinase, whose translation MTDPAAVEQDGATDWRQAVATADRLVVKVGSSSLTTSGGGIDDGRVRALVDALAARVRAGSEVVLVSSGAIAAGLSPLGLARRPRDLATQQAAASVGQGMLMHRYTSAFEEHGVRVGQVLLTAEDVIRRSHYRNAQRTLYRLLALGVLPVVNENDTVATHEIRFGDNDRLAALVAQLVHADALVLLSDVDGLYDGHPRNPGARLIPEVANAAALDHVDVGGVGSGVGTGGMVTKVEAARIATGAGIPTLLAAAADAGRALGGDPVGTVFAAWGRRRSTRLLWLAHATAPRGRLRLDAGAVRAVVERSASLLPAGVTAVEGEFAAGDPVELVDEKGHAVARGLVNFDATELPGLLGRSTHELAADLGPAYEREVVHRDDLVVLSR comes from the coding sequence GTGACCGACCCGGCGGCCGTCGAGCAGGACGGCGCGACCGACTGGCGGCAGGCCGTCGCGACCGCGGACCGGCTCGTCGTGAAGGTGGGCTCGTCCTCGTTGACGACGAGCGGGGGCGGCATCGACGACGGGCGGGTGCGCGCGCTCGTCGACGCCCTCGCGGCGCGCGTCCGGGCCGGCTCCGAGGTCGTCCTGGTGAGCTCCGGCGCGATCGCCGCCGGGCTCAGCCCGCTGGGGCTCGCCCGGCGCCCCCGCGACCTGGCCACGCAGCAGGCGGCGGCGAGCGTCGGGCAGGGCATGCTGATGCACCGCTACACCTCGGCGTTCGAGGAGCACGGCGTACGCGTCGGCCAGGTGCTGCTCACGGCCGAGGACGTCATCCGGCGCAGCCACTACCGCAACGCCCAGCGCACGCTCTACCGGCTGCTGGCGCTGGGCGTGCTGCCCGTCGTCAACGAGAACGACACCGTCGCGACCCACGAGATCCGGTTCGGTGACAACGACCGGCTCGCCGCGCTCGTCGCGCAGCTCGTGCACGCCGACGCCCTCGTGCTGCTCAGCGACGTCGACGGGCTGTACGACGGCCACCCGCGCAACCCCGGCGCCCGGCTCATCCCGGAGGTCGCGAACGCCGCCGCGCTCGACCACGTCGACGTCGGGGGCGTGGGCAGCGGGGTGGGCACCGGCGGCATGGTGACCAAGGTCGAGGCCGCCCGCATCGCCACCGGCGCCGGCATCCCGACGCTGCTGGCCGCCGCGGCCGACGCCGGGCGCGCCCTGGGCGGTGACCCGGTCGGCACCGTCTTCGCGGCCTGGGGGCGCCGGCGCTCGACGCGGCTGCTCTGGCTCGCCCACGCCACCGCCCCGCGCGGCCGGCTCCGCCTCGACGCCGGTGCCGTGCGGGCCGTCGTCGAGCGCAGCGCCTCGCTGCTGCCGGCCGGCGTGACCGCGGTCGAGGGCGAGTTCGCTGCCGGCGATCCCGTCGAGCTAGTGGACGAAAAGGGCCACGCCGTCGCCCGCGGTCTGGTCAACTTCGATGCGACGGAGCTTCCGGGGCTGCTCGGCCGCTCCACGCACGAGCTGGCCGCCGACCTCGGGCCGGCGTACGAGCGGGAGGTCGTCCACCGCGACGACCTCGTCGTCCTGAGCCGCTGA
- the obgE gene encoding GTPase ObgE, translated as MTTFVDRVVLHAAAGDGGNGCASVHREKFKPLGGPDGGDGGNGGDIVLVVDPQVTTLLDYHHGPHRRATSGKQGQGNNRDGANGETLVLPVPDGTVVTTLDGEVLADLVGAGTRYVIAQGGRGGLGNAALASTKRKAPGFALLGEPGEAQDVVLELKTVADIALVGFPSAGKSSLVGALSAAKPKIADYPFTTLVPNLGVVEAGDVRFTVADVPGLIPGASQGKGLGLEFLRHVERCAALVHVLDCATIEPGRDPLTDLDVIEAELAEYGGLGDRPRIVALNKVDVPDARDLADMVRAEIEARGLQVLEVSAATREGLRELSFAMARLVADARAAAPPAEPERIVLRPRGHKEQEFRVEREGDRFRVLGDKPWRWVRQTDFSNDEAVGYLADRLARLGVEEELLKQGAQAGDEVVIGAGDDAVVFDWEPTLESGAELLHGPRGSDIRLEPERRRSK; from the coding sequence ATGACGACCTTCGTCGACCGCGTCGTGCTGCACGCCGCCGCCGGCGACGGCGGCAACGGCTGCGCGTCCGTCCACCGCGAGAAGTTCAAGCCGCTCGGCGGCCCGGACGGCGGGGACGGCGGCAACGGCGGGGACATCGTGCTCGTCGTCGACCCGCAGGTCACGACGCTGCTCGACTACCACCACGGCCCCCACCGGCGCGCGACGAGCGGCAAGCAGGGGCAGGGCAACAACCGCGACGGGGCCAACGGCGAGACGCTCGTGCTGCCGGTCCCCGACGGCACCGTCGTCACCACGCTCGACGGGGAGGTCCTGGCCGACCTCGTCGGCGCCGGGACCCGCTACGTCATCGCCCAGGGCGGGCGGGGCGGGCTCGGCAACGCCGCGCTCGCGTCGACCAAGCGCAAGGCCCCGGGCTTCGCGCTGCTGGGCGAGCCGGGCGAGGCCCAGGACGTCGTCCTCGAGCTCAAGACCGTCGCGGACATCGCCCTCGTCGGCTTCCCGAGCGCCGGCAAGTCCAGCCTCGTCGGCGCCCTCTCCGCGGCCAAGCCGAAGATCGCGGACTACCCCTTCACCACGCTGGTGCCGAACCTCGGCGTCGTCGAGGCCGGGGACGTGCGCTTCACCGTCGCCGACGTCCCCGGGCTCATCCCGGGCGCGAGCCAGGGCAAGGGGCTCGGCCTGGAGTTCCTGCGCCACGTCGAGCGCTGCGCCGCGCTGGTGCACGTGCTCGACTGCGCCACGATCGAGCCCGGCCGCGACCCGCTGACCGACCTCGACGTGATCGAGGCCGAGCTGGCCGAGTACGGCGGGCTCGGCGACCGTCCGCGCATCGTCGCGCTCAACAAGGTGGACGTGCCGGACGCCCGCGACCTCGCCGACATGGTCCGCGCGGAGATCGAGGCCCGCGGCCTGCAGGTGCTCGAGGTGTCGGCGGCCACGCGCGAGGGGCTGCGCGAGCTCTCCTTCGCGATGGCCCGGCTCGTCGCCGACGCGCGCGCCGCCGCCCCGCCGGCCGAGCCTGAGCGCATCGTGCTGCGCCCGCGCGGCCACAAGGAGCAGGAGTTCCGCGTCGAGCGCGAGGGCGACCGCTTCCGCGTGCTCGGCGACAAGCCGTGGCGCTGGGTCCGGCAGACCGACTTCTCCAACGACGAGGCCGTCGGGTACCTCGCCGACCGGCTCGCCCGGCTCGGCGTCGAGGAGGAGCTGCTCAAGCAGGGCGCGCAGGCCGGCGACGAGGTCGTCATCGGGGCGGGCGACGACGCCGTCGTCTTCGACTGGGAGCCGACCCTGGAGTCCGGCGCGGAGCTGCTGCACGGGCCGCGCGGCAGCGACATCCGGCTCGAGCCCGAGCGCCGGCGCAGCAAGTGA
- the rpmA gene encoding 50S ribosomal protein L27 produces the protein MAHKKGASSTRNGRDSNPQYLGVKRFGGQLVKAGEILVRQRGTHFHPGDGVGRGGDDTLFALVPGHVEFGRKRERRVVNIVPAVVAADVAAE, from the coding sequence ATGGCACACAAGAAGGGCGCGTCCTCGACGCGCAACGGCCGCGACTCCAACCCGCAGTACCTCGGGGTCAAGCGGTTCGGCGGTCAGCTGGTGAAGGCCGGCGAGATCCTCGTCCGCCAGCGCGGCACCCACTTCCACCCGGGCGACGGCGTCGGCCGTGGCGGCGACGACACGCTGTTCGCGCTCGTCCCGGGCCACGTGGAGTTCGGCCGCAAGCGCGAGCGCCGCGTCGTCAACATCGTCCCGGCCGTGGTCGCGGCGGACGTCGCCGCGGAGTAA
- the rplU gene encoding 50S ribosomal protein L21 translates to MYAIVRAGGRQEKVAVGDLVVLDRVAGEPGSTFQLKPLLLVDGETVTSDAAALANVTVTAEVLDHRKGPKIDILKYKNKTGYRVRGGFRSSLTQVRVTGIETGK, encoded by the coding sequence GTGTACGCCATCGTCCGGGCCGGCGGCCGTCAGGAGAAGGTCGCCGTCGGTGACCTCGTCGTCCTCGACCGGGTCGCGGGCGAGCCGGGGTCGACCTTCCAGCTGAAGCCGCTGCTCCTCGTGGACGGCGAGACCGTGACCAGCGACGCCGCGGCGCTCGCCAACGTCACGGTCACCGCGGAGGTCCTCGACCACCGCAAGGGGCCCAAGATCGACATCCTCAAGTACAAGAACAAGACCGGCTACCGCGTGCGTGGCGGCTTCCGCAGCTCGCTGACGCAGGTGCGCGTCACCGGCATCGAGACCGGGAAGTAG
- a CDS encoding NAD(P)-dependent oxidoreductase has protein sequence MKIAFLGLGRMGRELARHLLTEHEVTVWNRTPEAADGLVAEGALRAGTAAEAVQGAEVVVTALFGAAAVREVVVNARLPVPAECTWVDVTTLSPEQATEFAAWAAEHEVWYAHSPVVGSLAPARARALGVLLGGDPEAVRVAEPLVRLWAGPGRLRVYDSAAHAAADKLVNNLALAVGMQGLVEALRLGRSAGLTTDQVLAALDGSMLTPTAKAKGAAVRAAAYSDTQFSTDLLAKDARLMLDTTTLPLPALTAAATALLEASRRGHGDEDFSVIAADDAR, from the coding sequence GTGAAGATCGCATTCCTGGGCCTGGGCCGCATGGGCCGCGAGCTCGCCCGGCACCTGCTCACCGAGCACGAGGTGACCGTGTGGAACCGCACCCCGGAGGCGGCCGACGGGCTCGTGGCCGAGGGGGCGCTGCGGGCCGGCACCGCCGCGGAGGCCGTGCAGGGGGCGGAGGTCGTCGTCACCGCGCTGTTCGGGGCCGCCGCGGTGCGCGAGGTCGTCGTCAACGCGCGGCTGCCGGTCCCGGCCGAGTGCACCTGGGTCGACGTCACGACGCTCTCGCCGGAGCAGGCCACGGAGTTCGCCGCCTGGGCCGCCGAGCACGAGGTCTGGTACGCCCACTCCCCCGTCGTCGGGTCGCTGGCCCCGGCCCGCGCCCGGGCGCTCGGCGTCCTGCTCGGCGGCGACCCGGAGGCCGTGCGGGTGGCCGAGCCGCTGGTGCGGCTGTGGGCCGGGCCGGGCCGGCTGCGGGTGTACGACTCGGCGGCCCATGCCGCGGCCGACAAGCTGGTGAACAACCTCGCGCTCGCGGTCGGCATGCAGGGGCTCGTCGAGGCACTGCGGCTCGGCCGGTCGGCCGGGCTGACCACCGACCAGGTCCTCGCCGCTCTCGACGGGTCGATGCTGACGCCGACGGCGAAGGCCAAGGGCGCGGCGGTGCGGGCGGCGGCGTACTCGGACACCCAGTTCTCCACCGACCTTCTGGCCAAGGACGCCCGGCTCATGCTCGACACGACGACGCTGCCGCTGCCCGCGCTGACCGCCGCGGCGACGGCCCTGCTCGAGGCGTCGCGGCGCGGCCACGGGGACGAGGACTTCTCCGTGATCGCGGCCGACGACGCGCGGTAG
- a CDS encoding DOMON domain-containing protein: protein MPHLLHRLLQDRRARALVPMLLGLALIAPAAAIQAPQLADAAARAFGKKIEWFAAQQPQKTCSPSPKPGTLKLATWLQKTYKGTGSLGISRACKAGARSEHKEGRAFDWKVNVRNAKQKSQAAAFLTFLLATDKHGNKAAMARRMGVMYVIWNRKIWSTSSPSVWRPYHGASAHTDHMHISLGWNGAMGKTSFWSGLVVDPVLPPVKAPVKPPVKGPATATPKPVPTAKPTARPTAPSVVAPTPPAPAPAPTRTVRPTPTPTPTPTPPPIWPPLVDLGATGQADVDVPVLGQVTTTAFSLKAGTRYRLAVSGTYRYGTGSSLADATCNWHPYDDKGWSRQSTWESTGTAQFDLVVDGRSDWRTRSGSTSACDSAHVYYMDYTPAVSGPLTLQVLDDYYPDNAGSLRLSVMKSGAYVGNLAAPVPPAAPLPEADEPRLTDGPAAYVDSVDVPANGGVVRTAQVLRAGINYTVTATGVIDFGEGESDAACLRRGQSTSWKRTASVDPLHQEQASLDLHVDGTVPGLGPVGTAVGNCAVSTHTYTWSFTPTRDGRARLQVFDPAPEDNTGALRVTVERSTAVPAPSADGVPVTGGPTLTDETVALPADATVPVRTAGTLVRGATYAVTVSGTYDTGYGPADAECASRGGQWRNDVDWNAVRRADLFDLYLDGTDPALTAADADAAGCSAAHVWKGTYTATRNGALRLGLWDVDLRDNTGELTVRVTRVVSGGTPAPTPTPTPTPAPTPAPTPAPTPAPTPTAGPTPTSTPRGT, encoded by the coding sequence GTGCCCCACCTGCTCCACCGGCTCCTGCAGGACCGCCGTGCCCGCGCGCTCGTGCCGATGCTGCTCGGCCTCGCCCTGATCGCCCCGGCCGCCGCCATCCAGGCGCCGCAGCTCGCCGACGCCGCGGCACGGGCGTTCGGCAAGAAGATCGAGTGGTTCGCCGCGCAGCAGCCGCAGAAGACGTGCAGCCCCAGCCCGAAGCCGGGGACGCTCAAGCTGGCCACCTGGCTGCAGAAGACGTACAAGGGCACCGGCAGCCTGGGGATCAGCCGCGCCTGCAAGGCCGGGGCACGCTCGGAGCACAAGGAGGGGCGGGCGTTCGACTGGAAGGTCAACGTCCGCAACGCCAAGCAGAAGTCGCAGGCGGCCGCCTTCCTCACCTTCCTCCTGGCCACCGACAAGCACGGCAACAAGGCGGCCATGGCCCGCCGCATGGGCGTCATGTACGTCATCTGGAACCGGAAGATCTGGTCCACGTCGAGCCCCAGCGTCTGGCGGCCGTACCACGGCGCGAGCGCGCACACCGACCACATGCACATCTCGCTCGGCTGGAACGGCGCGATGGGCAAGACCTCGTTCTGGTCCGGGCTGGTCGTCGACCCCGTGCTGCCGCCGGTCAAGGCACCGGTGAAGCCACCGGTGAAGGGGCCGGCCACGGCGACCCCGAAGCCGGTGCCCACGGCGAAGCCCACGGCCCGCCCGACGGCGCCGAGCGTGGTCGCGCCGACGCCGCCCGCCCCGGCCCCCGCGCCGACCCGGACCGTGCGCCCGACGCCGACCCCCACCCCGACGCCCACGCCCCCGCCGATCTGGCCGCCGCTGGTCGACCTCGGCGCGACCGGTCAGGCCGACGTCGACGTGCCCGTGCTCGGCCAGGTCACGACGACGGCGTTCTCGCTCAAGGCCGGCACGAGGTACCGGCTCGCCGTCAGTGGCACCTACCGCTACGGCACCGGCAGCTCGCTCGCGGACGCGACGTGCAACTGGCACCCGTACGATGACAAGGGCTGGTCCCGTCAGTCGACCTGGGAGTCCACCGGCACCGCACAGTTCGACCTCGTGGTGGACGGGCGCAGCGACTGGCGGACGCGCAGCGGCTCGACGAGCGCGTGCGACTCCGCCCACGTCTACTACATGGACTACACGCCCGCCGTCAGCGGCCCGCTGACGCTGCAGGTGCTCGACGACTACTACCCGGACAACGCCGGCTCCCTGCGCCTGTCGGTGATGAAGTCGGGTGCGTACGTCGGCAACCTCGCCGCACCGGTCCCGCCCGCGGCGCCCCTGCCCGAGGCCGACGAGCCCCGGCTGACCGACGGCCCGGCCGCGTACGTCGACAGCGTCGACGTGCCGGCCAACGGCGGCGTCGTCCGGACCGCTCAGGTGCTGCGGGCCGGCATCAACTACACCGTGACCGCCACGGGCGTCATCGACTTCGGCGAGGGCGAGTCCGACGCCGCGTGCCTGCGACGTGGGCAGTCGACGTCGTGGAAGCGGACGGCCTCCGTCGACCCGCTCCACCAGGAGCAGGCGTCGCTGGACCTGCACGTCGACGGCACCGTCCCTGGCCTCGGCCCCGTCGGCACCGCGGTCGGCAACTGCGCGGTGTCGACCCACACCTACACCTGGTCCTTCACCCCGACCCGCGACGGCCGCGCCCGGCTCCAGGTGTTCGACCCCGCCCCCGAGGACAACACCGGCGCCCTGCGGGTGACGGTCGAGCGGTCGACCGCGGTCCCGGCGCCCAGTGCCGACGGCGTGCCGGTCACCGGGGGGCCGACGCTGACCGACGAGACCGTGGCGCTTCCCGCCGACGCGACCGTCCCCGTCCGCACGGCCGGCACCCTGGTGCGCGGGGCGACGTACGCGGTGACGGTCAGCGGCACCTACGACACCGGCTACGGCCCGGCCGACGCGGAGTGCGCGTCGCGGGGCGGCCAGTGGCGCAACGACGTGGACTGGAACGCCGTGCGCAGGGCCGACCTGTTCGACCTGTACCTCGACGGGACCGACCCGGCCCTCACCGCCGCCGACGCGGACGCCGCGGGCTGCAGCGCGGCGCACGTGTGGAAGGGGACGTACACCGCGACCCGCAACGGGGCGCTGCGGCTCGGCCTGTGGGACGTCGACCTCAGGGACAACACCGGCGAGCTCACGGTGCGGGTCACGCGGGTGGTCAGCGGCGGCACTCCTGCGCCGACCCCGACCCCGACCCCGACACCCGCTCCGACACCCGCTCCGACACCCGCTCCGACGCCCGCTCCGACGCCGACGGCCGGCCCGACCCCGACGAGCACCCCGCGGGGGACCTGA
- a CDS encoding TetR/AcrR family transcriptional regulator, whose amino-acid sequence MRRDRSPRQRLDPGERQERILDAATAAFAATPYDDVALAPVAAAAGASEALVYRYFAGKAGLYAAVVQRSVDDLVAAHEEALAQLAPAVPARDRVRAATLAYLEHVARHPSGWLAPLARSEGEPEPAATIRRDARADYVARLRGLLQPGVGTRREYALWGFFGFLNAAALRWLAEGCPEDARWPLVDAALGALEGGLGDWAA is encoded by the coding sequence GTGCGACGCGACCGGAGCCCGCGCCAGCGGCTGGACCCGGGCGAGCGGCAGGAGCGCATCCTCGACGCGGCCACCGCCGCGTTCGCCGCCACGCCGTACGACGACGTGGCCCTCGCTCCGGTGGCCGCGGCGGCGGGGGCGTCCGAGGCGTTGGTCTATCGCTACTTCGCGGGCAAGGCCGGGCTCTACGCGGCGGTCGTCCAGCGCTCCGTCGACGACCTCGTCGCGGCCCACGAGGAGGCCCTCGCGCAGCTGGCCCCGGCCGTCCCGGCCCGGGACCGGGTGCGCGCCGCGACGCTGGCGTACCTCGAGCACGTGGCCCGACATCCCAGCGGGTGGCTCGCGCCGCTCGCCCGGTCCGAGGGGGAGCCGGAGCCCGCGGCGACCATCCGCCGGGACGCCCGCGCCGACTACGTGGCCCGGCTGCGTGGCCTGCTGCAGCCGGGCGTCGGCACCCGACGCGAGTACGCCCTGTGGGGCTTCTTCGGCTTCCTCAACGCGGCCGCGCTGCGCTGGCTCGCCGAGGGCTGCCCCGAGGACGCCCGGTGGCCGCTGGTGGACGCGGCGCTGGGCGCCCTCGAGGGCGGCCTCGGCGACTGGGCTGCCTGA
- a CDS encoding alpha-amylase family protein: MLTEPSSLAWWHVYPLGFCGVPVRDPDVAPAPRLRRLRNWVDYAAGLGVTGLLLGPVFAAQTHGYDSLDQFRVDPRLGSDDDLDALVSACGERGLAVVLDGVFNHVGDRHPLVLEALAGGPDGPRAGLFRIDWDAPGGPRPEVFEGHGSLVALNHAAPEVADYVVAVMTHWLRRGIAGWRLDAAYAVPPGFWRDVLARVRAEFPEAWFVAEVIHGDYAGFVGSSTVDSVTQYELWKAVWSSLTDRNFFELDWALRRHAGFLERFVPATFIGNHDVTRIASRVGPDAAVLALVVLMTTGGVPSVYYGDEQALLGVKEDRLGGDDAVRPAYPDSPHELTDVGAGMLQAHRELLGVRRARPWLSTARTETLAVSNTAYAYAARPTDGGPGLRVELDVSGTPRARVWAEDGAELFAFGG; this comes from the coding sequence ATGCTTACTGAGCCCTCCTCACTAGCGTGGTGGCACGTCTACCCGCTCGGCTTCTGCGGCGTGCCCGTCCGGGACCCGGACGTGGCCCCGGCGCCGCGGCTGCGCCGCCTGCGCAACTGGGTCGACTACGCCGCTGGCCTCGGGGTCACCGGGCTGCTGCTGGGGCCGGTCTTCGCCGCCCAGACGCACGGCTACGACTCGCTCGACCAGTTCCGGGTCGACCCGCGCCTGGGGTCGGACGACGACCTCGACGCGCTCGTCAGCGCGTGCGGCGAGCGGGGCCTCGCCGTGGTGCTCGACGGGGTCTTCAACCACGTCGGCGACCGGCACCCGCTCGTGCTCGAGGCCCTGGCCGGCGGCCCGGACGGCCCGCGCGCCGGGCTGTTCCGCATCGACTGGGACGCGCCGGGCGGCCCCCGCCCGGAGGTCTTCGAGGGCCACGGCTCGCTGGTCGCGCTGAACCACGCGGCGCCCGAGGTGGCGGACTACGTCGTCGCCGTCATGACGCACTGGCTGCGCCGCGGGATCGCGGGCTGGCGGCTGGACGCCGCGTACGCGGTGCCGCCGGGCTTCTGGCGCGACGTGCTCGCCCGCGTCCGCGCCGAGTTCCCCGAGGCCTGGTTCGTCGCCGAGGTCATCCACGGCGACTACGCCGGCTTCGTCGGAAGCTCGACCGTGGACTCGGTGACGCAGTACGAGCTGTGGAAGGCGGTCTGGAGCTCGCTCACCGACCGCAACTTCTTCGAGCTGGACTGGGCGCTGCGGCGGCACGCCGGCTTTCTCGAGCGCTTCGTCCCTGCCACCTTCATCGGCAACCACGACGTCACGCGCATCGCGAGCAGGGTGGGGCCGGACGCCGCGGTCCTCGCACTCGTCGTGCTGATGACCACGGGCGGCGTCCCGTCGGTCTACTACGGGGACGAGCAGGCGCTCCTCGGCGTCAAGGAGGACCGGCTCGGAGGCGACGACGCGGTCCGGCCCGCCTACCCCGACAGCCCGCACGAGCTGACCGACGTCGGCGCGGGGATGCTCCAGGCGCACCGCGAGCTGCTGGGCGTACGGCGGGCGCGCCCGTGGCTCTCGACGGCGCGCACCGAGACGCTGGCGGTGAGCAACACGGCGTACGCGTACGCCGCCCGCCCCACCGACGGCGGGCCCGGGCTGCGCGTCGAGCTGGACGTCAGTGGCACCCCACGCGCCCGGGTGTGGGCCGAGGACGGGGCGGAGCTGTTCGCCTTCGGCGGGTGA